Proteins co-encoded in one Papaver somniferum cultivar HN1 chromosome 5, ASM357369v1, whole genome shotgun sequence genomic window:
- the LOC113277734 gene encoding probable inactive receptor kinase At2g26730: protein MARMSLWVFVFSLLLVFQMIQSEEDDVKLALIKFYNQLSGGSGNPNLGWDMNTDPCTNWTGVKCNSKLTAVKKILLDNMLLSGTLDADSLCAAESLTVLSLNNNIITGDIPQGMESCTQLTHIFLSGNKLSGNLPGSLSSLNNLKRFDISHNNVSGVLPDFSRISGLISFLAQNNSLTGEIPQFDFMNLQEFNVSFNNLTGPIPDLKGRFSLDSVMGNPGLCGSPLPNKCPPSKNKSKITVEKVLTYSGYMILGLVILIFIVFKLVSNKKPKNEKIHDVAKMESGIDSSSKNQSKVTSSDYKSDVIRSEYSITSETGMVSSSLVVLTSPIVKGLKFDDLLKAPAELLGRGRHGSLYKVIFEDGMTLAVKRIKDWSISSEEFKSRMQRIDQAKHPNVMDLVAFYCSKQEKLVVYNYQQNGSLFKLLHENENVRRFDWGSRLSVAATIAETLAFMHEKLYADGIPHGNLKSSNIVFNKNMDPCISEYGLMIVEHQDYSSTSSVQGGSFKSANQSRDGMDSTFEVDIYGYGVLLLELLTGKQVQNNGVDLARWVNSVVREEWTAEVFDKILIKEGSSEERMLHLLQVALKCIDPAQESTRPTMKEVAEMMNIIKEDEEERSIDIYE, encoded by the exons ATGGCGCGGATGTCTCTATGGGTGTTTGTTTTCTCTCTGCTTCTTGTTTTCCAAATGATACAgtcagaagaagatgatgttaaACTTGCATTGATCAAGTTCTATAATCAACTTTCTGGGGGCAGTGGCAATCCCAATCTTGGCTGGGATATGAATACTGATCCATGCACCAACTGGACAGGTGTGAAATGTAATTCCAAATTAACTGCTGTGAAGAAAATCCTTCTAGATAACATGTTACTTTCTGGAACTCTTGATGCGGACTCTCTGTGCGCCGCTGAGTCACTTACAGTTCTGAGCCTCAACAACAATATCATCACTGGAGATATACCACAAGGGATGGAAAGCTGTACACAATTGACACACATTTTTTTGAGTGGTAACAAGCTCTCAGGTAACCTTCCCGGTTCTCTCTCTAGCTTGAACAATCTAAAGAGGTTCGATATCTCTCATAATAATGTCTCTGGTGTTCTACCAGATTTCTCGAGAATATCTGGTTTAATTTCATTTCTTGCTCAAAACAATTCGCTAACTGGAGAGATACCCCAGTTTGATTTTATGAATCTTCAGGAGTTTAATGTTTCGTTCAACAATCTCACTGGACCAATACCAGATCTTAAAGGCCGTTTTTCATTAGACAGTGTCATGGGCAATCCAGGTTTATGTGGATCTCCATTACCAAACAAATGCCCACCatccaaaaacaaatcaaaaatcacAGTTGAGAAAGTTCTTACGTATTCAGGCTATATGATTCTTGGTCTTGTTATTCTCATCTTCATTGTGTTTAAATTAGTAAGCAACAAAAAAccgaaaaatgaaaaaattcacgatgttgctaAGATGGAATCAGGTATAGATAGTAGTAGCAAAAACCAAAGTAAAGTAACTTCCAGCGACTATAAATCTGATGTTATCCGGTCAGAGTATTCGATCACCTCTGAAACTGGGATGGTCTCGTCGTCTCTAGTTGTTCTTACGAGTCCAATAGTGAAAGGTCTGAAATTCGACGATTTACTCAAGGCGCCGGCTGAGTTGCTTGGAAGAGGAAGACATGGTAGTCTGTACAAGGTTATATTCGAGGATGGTATGACTTTGGCTGTGAAAAGGATAAAAGATTGGAGCATCTCAAGTGAGGAATTCAAAAGTAGGATGCAAAGGATAGATCAAGCCAAGCATCCAAATGTGATGGATCTTGTTGCATTTTACTGCTCCAAACAAGAGAAGCTTGTCGTCTACAATTATCAACAAAATGGAAGTCTTTTCAAGCTTCTTCACG AAAACGAAAATGTTCGAAGATTTGATTGGGGTAGCAGGCTAAGTGTTGCAGCAACAATTGCTGAAACTTTGGCCTTCATGCATGAGAAGCTCTATGCAGATGGAATTCCTCATGGAAACCTAAAATCCTCCAACATTGTGTTTAACAAGAATATGGATCCATGCATAAGCGAATACGGTTTAATGATAGTAGAACACCAAGACTACTCATCAACATCTTCTGTTCAGGGTGGCAGTTTCAAGTCAGCAAATCAAAGCAGGGATGGCATGGATAGTACATTCGAGGTAGATATTTATGGGTACGGTGTCTTGCTGCTTGAGCTACTGACTGGAAAACAAGTACAAAACAACGGAGTAGATTTGGCAAGATGGGTAAATTCAGTTGTCAGAGAAGAATGGACTGCCGAAGTTTTCGATAAAATTTTAATTAAAGAAGGTTCAAGTGAAGAAAGAATGCTTCATTTACTACAAGTGGCACTCAAATGTATTGATCCTGCCCAAGAATCAACTAGACCAACCATGAAAGAGGTTGCGGAAATGATGAACATCATaaaagaggatgaagaagaaaGATCCATTGATATCTATGAATAA
- the LOC113282506 gene encoding ubiquitin-conjugating enzyme E2-23 kDa-like produces the protein MSSPSKRRDMDVMKLMMSDYAVETINDGLSEFNVEFHGPKESLYEGGVWKIRVELPDAYPYKSPSIGFLNKIFHPNVDELSGSVCLDVINQSWSPMFDLLNVFESFLPQLLLYPNPSDPLNGDAASLMMKDKQQYDQKVKEYCERYAKRENISNNTAEESSDEDISDDENSMDSSDDDVAGKADL, from the exons ATGTCATCTCCAAGTAAGAGGAGGGATATGGATGTCATGAAGTT GATGATGAGTGACTATGCTGTGGAGACAATCAACGATGGGCTTAGTGAATTCAATGTGGAGTTCCATGGTCCGAAAGAAA GTCTTTATGAAGGTGGAGTATGGAAAATTCGTGTTGAGTTGCCAGATGCTTATCCATACAAGTCTCCTTCTATTGGATTCTTGAACAAAATATTTCACCCCAATGTTGACGAATT GTCTGGTTCTGTTTGCTTAGATGTTATCAATCAATCTTGGAGTCCAATGTTTG ATCTTCTAAATGTTTTTGAAAGTTTCCTCCCACAACTCTTGCTTTATCCTAATCCATCTGACCCATTAAATGGCGACGCAGCATCTTTAATGATGAAGGACAAGCAGCAATATGATCAAAAAGTTAAAG AGTACTGTGAACGTTATGCAAAAAGGGAAAACATTTCGAATAATACTGCTGAAGAGAGTAGCGACGAGGACATCAGTGACGACGAAAACAGTATGGACTCGAGTGatgatgatgttgcaggaaaGGCAGACCTGTAA